A single region of the Changchengzhania lutea genome encodes:
- the rplQ gene encoding 50S ribosomal protein L17, with amino-acid sequence MRHGKKINHLGRQTAHRKSMLANMACSLIEHKRINTTVAKAKALKQFVEPMITKSKEDTTHNRRIVMARLRQKDAVAELFRDVAPKIGDRPGGYTRIIKLGNRLGDNADMAMIELVDYNEIYNADKAKKKTTRRSRRGGSKPEAAPVVETKAIDEEE; translated from the coding sequence ATGAGACACGGAAAAAAAATAAATCACTTAGGTAGGCAAACTGCTCACAGAAAATCAATGTTAGCTAATATGGCTTGTTCTTTAATCGAGCATAAGCGTATTAATACAACAGTTGCAAAAGCAAAAGCTTTAAAACAATTTGTTGAGCCAATGATTACAAAATCTAAAGAAGATACAACACATAACAGACGTATTGTTATGGCACGTTTAAGACAAAAAGATGCTGTTGCAGAATTATTTAGAGATGTAGCTCCTAAAATTGGTGATAGACCTGGAGGTTATACCAGAATTATTAAACTTGGTAATCGTTTAGGGGATAATGCTGATATGGCAATGATTGAGCTTGTTGATTATAACGAAATCTACAATGCTGATAAAGCTAAGAAGAAAACAACAAGACGAAGTAGAAGGGGAGGAAGCAAACCGGAAGCGGCTCCAGTTGTTGAAACGAAGGCAATCGACGAAGAAGAATAA
- the secY gene encoding preprotein translocase subunit SecY: MKFIESLKNVWKIEELRDRIIVTLGLLLVYRFGAQVVLPGIDAAQLGGLSDSTDSGLLGLLNAFTGGAFANASVFALGIMPYISASIVVQLMGIAIPYLQKLQKEGASGQKKITQITRWLTIAICLLQAPGYLASLPALGIPQSAFLLGTGPLFYFSSVTILVTGCIFAMWLGEKITDKGIGNGISLLIMVGIIATLPQAFIQNAATRLEGNNVMLILFELVIWFVIIMASIMLVMGVRKIAVQYARRTATGGYEKSAMAGSRQYIPLKLNASGVMPIIFAQAIMFVPSLIGGSSFLKETAAGAWMQTNYSDMFGFWYNVTFALLIIVFTYFYTAITVPTNKMADDLKRSGGFIPGIRPGTETSEYLDKIMSQITLPGSIFLALIAVFPAFIVKLMGVQQGWALFFGGTSLLIMVGVAIDTMQQINSYLLNRHYDGLMKTGKNRKAVA, translated from the coding sequence ATGAAATTTATAGAATCGTTAAAGAACGTTTGGAAAATTGAAGAACTAAGAGACAGAATCATAGTAACTCTAGGTCTGTTATTAGTTTATCGTTTTGGTGCACAAGTAGTTTTACCAGGTATTGATGCTGCCCAATTAGGTGGTTTAAGCGACAGTACAGATTCGGGTTTATTAGGTTTACTTAATGCCTTTACTGGAGGAGCGTTCGCTAATGCTTCGGTATTTGCATTGGGTATTATGCCTTACATTTCTGCTTCTATTGTGGTTCAGTTAATGGGGATAGCCATTCCATATTTGCAAAAGCTTCAAAAAGAAGGTGCGAGTGGTCAAAAGAAAATCACTCAGATCACACGTTGGTTAACCATCGCTATTTGTTTATTACAAGCACCTGGTTATTTGGCTAGCTTACCAGCTTTAGGAATTCCTCAAAGTGCGTTCTTATTAGGTACAGGACCATTGTTTTACTTTTCATCAGTAACTATATTGGTTACAGGCTGTATCTTTGCGATGTGGTTGGGTGAAAAAATTACAGACAAAGGTATTGGTAATGGTATCTCATTATTAATTATGGTGGGTATTATTGCAACATTACCTCAGGCGTTCATTCAAAATGCGGCAACTAGATTAGAAGGTAACAACGTGATGTTAATTCTTTTTGAATTAGTGATATGGTTTGTAATTATTATGGCATCTATCATGCTTGTTATGGGTGTCCGAAAGATAGCTGTTCAATACGCTAGAAGAACTGCTACAGGTGGTTACGAAAAAAGCGCCATGGCAGGATCAAGACAATACATTCCTTTAAAACTTAATGCTTCTGGAGTTATGCCTATTATATTTGCTCAAGCTATTATGTTTGTGCCAAGTTTAATTGGAGGATCATCGTTCTTAAAGGAAACAGCAGCTGGTGCATGGATGCAAACGAATTATTCAGATATGTTTGGATTTTGGTACAATGTAACTTTTGCTTTATTAATTATAGTATTCACGTACTTCTATACGGCAATTACAGTTCCAACGAACAAAATGGCTGATGACTTAAAACGAAGTGGTGGTTTTATTCCTGGTATTCGTCCAGGTACTGAAACTTCTGAATATCTAGATAAAATAATGTCTCAAATTACCTTACCAGGTTCTATATTTTTAGCGCTTATTGCTGTATTTCCAGCGTTTATTGTTAAACTTATGGGCGTACAACAAGGTTGGGCTTTATTTTTTGGAGGCACATCATTATTAATTATGGTGGGTGTGGCAATAGACACTATGCAACAAATAAATTCTTATTTGTTAAATAGACACTATGATGGCTTGATGAAAACTGGTAAGAACAGAAAAGCAGTAGCTTAA
- the carA gene encoding glutamine-hydrolyzing carbamoyl-phosphate synthase small subunit produces the protein MKYQKKLKAIILLADGTIFYGKSVGNKQGSAFGEVCFNTGMTGYQEIFTDPSYFGQLMVTTNAHIGNYGTNADEVESDSIKIAGLICKNFSYDYSRDNAEGSLEEFFENNNVLAISDVDTRALVSYIRDHGAMNAVISTDVDNLEGLKKQLAKVPDMDGLELASKVSTQSSYFVGDENATYKVAALDIGIKKNILRNLSKRDTYIKVFPYNSKFEDLEAFKPDGYFLSNGPGDPEPLLEAQNLAKEVIKRNLPLFGICLGHQIIALANGVSTYKMHHGHRGINHPVKNLKTGKGEITSQNHGFAVNREEAENHPDLEITHLHLNDETVAGIAMKNKNCFSVQYHPEASPGPHDSSYLFDQFIENIKK, from the coding sequence ATGAAATATCAAAAAAAACTTAAGGCCATTATTCTTCTTGCAGATGGCACCATTTTCTACGGCAAATCTGTAGGTAACAAACAAGGTTCAGCATTTGGTGAAGTTTGTTTTAACACGGGTATGACGGGTTATCAAGAAATTTTTACAGATCCATCTTATTTCGGACAATTAATGGTGACCACCAATGCGCATATTGGTAATTACGGAACAAATGCAGATGAAGTAGAATCAGATTCCATTAAAATAGCGGGCCTTATTTGTAAAAATTTCAGTTATGATTATTCACGAGATAATGCTGAAGGATCTTTGGAAGAATTTTTTGAAAATAACAACGTATTAGCCATTTCAGATGTGGATACACGTGCTTTGGTGAGTTACATAAGAGATCACGGGGCTATGAATGCCGTTATATCTACAGATGTCGATAATCTTGAAGGTCTAAAGAAACAACTTGCCAAAGTACCAGACATGGATGGTCTTGAACTAGCTTCTAAAGTGTCTACACAATCATCATATTTTGTAGGTGATGAAAATGCGACTTATAAAGTGGCTGCACTAGATATTGGAATTAAAAAGAATATACTTAGAAATTTATCTAAGCGAGACACCTATATAAAAGTATTTCCATATAACTCAAAGTTTGAAGATTTGGAAGCCTTTAAACCAGATGGGTACTTTTTATCCAACGGACCAGGTGACCCAGAACCATTATTAGAGGCGCAAAATTTAGCTAAAGAAGTTATTAAACGTAATTTACCTTTGTTCGGTATTTGTTTGGGGCATCAAATAATTGCCTTGGCTAATGGCGTATCGACCTATAAAATGCATCATGGCCATAGAGGGATTAATCACCCGGTAAAAAATTTAAAGACCGGTAAAGGTGAGATCACTAGTCAAAATCATGGTTTTGCAGTGAATAGAGAAGAAGCTGAAAATCATCCAGATTTGGAAATCACACATCTGCACTTAAACGACGAAACAGTTGCTGGTATAGCCATGAAAAACAAGAATTGTTTTTCTGTTCAATATCATCCAGAAGCTAGTCCTGGACCACATGATTCTTCTTATTTGTTTGATCAATTCATTGAAAACATTAAGAAATAA
- the rplF gene encoding 50S ribosomal protein L6 — protein sequence MSRIGNNPIVIPEGVTVDIKDGIVTVKGKLGELTQNFDSVDIKVEDETILVTRSSDSKDQKAKHGLYRSLMHNMVEGVSKGWTKELELVGVGYRASNQGQKLELALGFSHSIVMQLAEEVKVETVSEKGKNPIVKLTSHDKQLVGQVAAKIRGYRRPEPYKGKGIRFVGEIVRRKAGKSA from the coding sequence ATGTCAAGAATAGGTAATAACCCAATAGTAATTCCAGAAGGCGTTACAGTTGATATAAAGGACGGTATCGTTACAGTAAAAGGGAAATTAGGAGAATTAACTCAAAATTTCGACTCTGTAGATATTAAAGTTGAAGATGAAACTATTTTAGTAACACGCTCATCTGACTCCAAAGATCAAAAAGCAAAACATGGTCTATACAGATCGTTAATGCATAATATGGTTGAAGGTGTATCAAAAGGATGGACCAAAGAATTAGAATTAGTAGGTGTAGGGTATAGAGCAAGTAACCAAGGTCAAAAATTGGAACTAGCTTTAGGATTTTCCCATAGTATTGTTATGCAATTAGCTGAAGAAGTTAAAGTAGAAACAGTTAGTGAGAAAGGTAAAAACCCAATTGTTAAACTAACCTCTCATGATAAGCAACTTGTTGGACAAGTAGCAGCAAAGATTCGTGGTTATAGAAGACCAGAGCCTTATAAAGGAAAAGGAATCAGATTTGTTGGTGAGATAGTAAGAAGAAAAGCAGGTAAATCAGCTTAA
- the rplR gene encoding 50S ribosomal protein L18 encodes MALTKNQRRTRIKNRIRKIVSGTEARPRLTVFRSNKEIYAQIVDDVSGKTISAASSRDKDISSAKVNKSELATLVGKAVAEKALKAGIETIAFDRGGYLYHGRVKSLAEGAREAGLKF; translated from the coding sequence ATGGCATTAACAAAGAACCAAAGAAGAACAAGAATAAAAAACAGAATTCGTAAGATAGTTTCTGGAACAGAAGCTAGACCAAGATTAACTGTTTTTAGAAGTAATAAAGAAATTTATGCTCAAATAGTTGATGATGTATCTGGTAAAACTATCAGTGCAGCGTCTTCTAGAGATAAAGATATTAGTTCTGCTAAAGTTAATAAGTCAGAGTTAGCTACATTAGTAGGTAAAGCTGTTGCAGAAAAAGCTTTAAAAGCAGGGATAGAAACTATCGCTTTTGATAGAGGCGGATATTTATATCACGGTAGAGTAAAATCATTAGCCGAAGGAGCTAGAGAAGCAGGACTTAAATTCTAA
- the rplO gene encoding 50S ribosomal protein L15: MDLSNLKPAEGSVKNQGKRIGRGQGSGKGGTATRGHKGAKSRSGYSKKLGFEGGQMPLQRRVPKFGFTNINRIEHQGINLDTLQQLVDDKKVKDTVNFETLFTTGLVGKNDLVKIMGRGELKAKLKVSAHKFTASAKAAIEAAGGEAVTL, translated from the coding sequence ATGGATTTAAGTAATTTAAAACCTGCAGAAGGTTCAGTAAAAAATCAAGGAAAAAGAATAGGTCGTGGACAAGGTTCTGGTAAAGGTGGAACCGCTACTCGTGGTCACAAAGGTGCCAAATCACGTTCTGGTTATTCTAAGAAATTAGGATTTGAAGGAGGGCAAATGCCACTTCAAAGACGTGTTCCTAAATTTGGTTTTACAAATATTAACCGTATTGAGCATCAAGGTATCAATTTAGATACGTTGCAACAATTGGTTGATGACAAGAAAGTAAAGGATACAGTAAATTTTGAAACATTATTCACAACTGGTTTAGTTGGTAAAAATGATTTAGTTAAAATCATGGGACGTGGAGAATTGAAAGCAAAATTAAAAGTGTCTGCTCATAAGTTTACTGCTTCAGCAAAAGCTGCTATCGAAGCTGCAGGAGGAGAAGCTGTAACTTTATAA
- a CDS encoding citrate synthase, giving the protein MANTATIEINGQKNEFPIVKGTENEVAIDISQLRSTTGGVITLDPGYKNTGACESAITFLDGEKGILRYRGYSIEELAEKADFLEVAFLLIFGELPTKEQNEKFYNDIKAQSLVDDDIRKIVDAFPKSAHPMGVLSSLTSALTAFNPSSVNVDSEEDMYKSVVKIMGKFPVLVAWTLRKKQGLPLDYGDKSLGYVENVLKMMFKRPNEDYIQNKIVVDALDKLLILHADHEQNCSTSTVRIVGSSHAGLFASLSAGISALWGPLHGGANQAVLEMLEAIKEDGGDTKKYMAKAKDKNDPFRLMGFGHRVYKNFDPRAKIIKVAADEVLADLGVEDPILDIAKGLEKEALEDKYFVDRKLYPNVDFYSGIIYRGMGIPTDMFTVMFALGRLPGWIAQWREMRLRKEPIGRPRQMYIGETHRSFVDIEKR; this is encoded by the coding sequence ATGGCAAATACGGCTACCATAGAAATTAACGGACAGAAAAATGAATTCCCAATAGTAAAGGGTACTGAAAATGAAGTAGCTATAGATATTTCTCAATTAAGAAGTACTACAGGTGGAGTAATTACTCTGGATCCTGGATATAAAAATACGGGCGCTTGCGAAAGCGCTATTACCTTTTTAGATGGTGAAAAAGGCATTTTACGATATAGAGGTTATTCCATTGAAGAGTTAGCTGAAAAGGCCGATTTTTTAGAAGTAGCATTCTTATTGATTTTTGGTGAGTTACCAACAAAAGAACAAAACGAAAAATTTTATAATGATATTAAAGCACAATCTTTAGTTGATGATGATATCAGAAAAATTGTAGATGCTTTTCCAAAATCTGCCCATCCAATGGGTGTTTTATCTTCATTAACTAGTGCTTTAACAGCATTTAATCCGTCTTCTGTAAATGTAGATTCTGAAGAAGATATGTACAAAAGTGTTGTGAAAATAATGGGCAAGTTTCCTGTATTAGTTGCATGGACACTTCGTAAAAAGCAAGGGTTACCATTAGATTATGGCGATAAGAGTTTGGGATATGTAGAGAACGTGTTAAAAATGATGTTTAAAAGACCTAATGAAGATTACATTCAAAATAAAATAGTAGTAGACGCATTAGATAAGCTTTTAATTCTTCATGCAGATCATGAGCAAAACTGTTCCACATCTACTGTTAGAATCGTTGGGTCGTCTCATGCAGGATTGTTTGCGTCACTTTCTGCTGGAATTTCTGCACTTTGGGGACCACTTCACGGTGGTGCTAACCAAGCAGTATTAGAAATGTTAGAGGCTATTAAAGAAGATGGTGGTGATACTAAGAAGTATATGGCTAAGGCAAAAGATAAAAATGATCCGTTTCGTTTAATGGGCTTTGGGCATCGTGTTTATAAAAACTTTGATCCTCGTGCTAAAATAATAAAAGTTGCAGCAGATGAAGTTCTTGCTGATTTGGGTGTAGAAGATCCAATTTTGGATATCGCAAAAGGGCTTGAAAAAGAAGCATTAGAAGATAAATATTTTGTAGACAGAAAATTATACCCCAATGTAGATTTCTATTCAGGAATTATATATAGGGGCATGGGTATTCCCACAGATATGTTTACCGTCATGTTCGCTTT
- the rpsE gene encoding 30S ribosomal protein S5 — MFKKYKSAELVKPGGLDLKDRLVGVQRVTKVTKGGRAFGFSAIVVVGDEAGVVGQGLGKSKDVASAIAKAVEDAKKNLVRIPIIKGTLPHEQKGKYGGARVNIIPAAPGTGVIAGGAVRTVLEAVGVHDVLSKSQGSSNPHNVVKATFDALLQLRDANAIARDRGITLEQVFNA, encoded by the coding sequence ATGTTTAAAAAATATAAAAGTGCAGAATTAGTAAAACCAGGTGGATTAGATCTCAAAGATCGTTTAGTTGGCGTACAGAGAGTTACAAAAGTAACTAAAGGTGGTAGAGCATTTGGTTTTTCTGCAATCGTAGTGGTTGGAGATGAAGCAGGTGTTGTAGGACAAGGTTTAGGAAAATCTAAAGACGTGGCTAGTGCTATTGCAAAAGCCGTTGAAGATGCTAAGAAAAACCTAGTTAGAATTCCTATTATAAAAGGAACCTTACCACATGAACAAAAAGGTAAATACGGTGGAGCAAGAGTAAATATCATTCCTGCTGCCCCTGGTACAGGAGTAATTGCTGGTGGAGCTGTAAGAACAGTTCTTGAGGCCGTTGGAGTACATGATGTACTTTCTAAATCTCAAGGATCATCTAACCCTCATAATGTAGTAAAAGCAACATTTGATGCTTTGTTACAATTAAGAGATGCTAATGCAATCGCTAGAGATAGAGGTATTACACTTGAACAAGTTTTTAACGCTTAA
- the rpmD gene encoding 50S ribosomal protein L30 has translation MAKIKVTKVKSAINRTQRQKRTLEALGLKKIGQVKEHEATPNILGMVAKVSHLVSVEETK, from the coding sequence ATGGCAAAAATTAAAGTAACAAAAGTTAAAAGCGCAATCAATCGTACGCAAAGACAAAAAAGAACTTTAGAAGCTCTTGGTCTTAAAAAGATTGGTCAAGTAAAGGAGCACGAGGCTACACCAAATATTCTTGGTATGGTTGCTAAAGTTTCACATTTAGTTTCTGTTGAAGAAACAAAATAA
- the rpsM gene encoding 30S ribosomal protein S13: MARIAGVDIPKNKRGVISLTYIYGIGRSRAKEILAEAKVDESTKVQDWTDDEIGNIREAVGTFKIEGELRSETQLNIKRLMDIGCYRGIRHRSGLPLRGQRTKNNSRTRKGRRKTVANKKKATK; the protein is encoded by the coding sequence ATGGCAAGAATTGCAGGTGTAGACATACCAAAAAACAAAAGAGGAGTGATCTCTTTAACTTATATCTATGGGATAGGTAGAAGTAGAGCAAAAGAAATTTTAGCAGAAGCTAAAGTTGATGAAAGTACAAAAGTACAAGATTGGACTGATGACGAAATTGGAAACATTCGTGAGGCCGTTGGTACTTTTAAAATCGAAGGTGAATTACGTTCTGAAACACAATTGAACATTAAGCGATTAATGGATATTGGATGCTACAGAGGTATTCGTCATAGATCTGGTCTTCCATTAAGAGGGCAGCGTACTAAAAACAACTCTAGAACTAGAAAAGGTAGAAGAAAAACGGTTGCTAACAAGAAAAAGGCAACTAAATAA
- the ykgO gene encoding type B 50S ribosomal protein L36: MKVRASVKKRSVDCKIVRRKGRLYVINKKNPRFKQRQG, encoded by the coding sequence ATGAAAGTTAGAGCATCAGTAAAAAAGAGAAGCGTAGATTGCAAGATCGTACGTAGAAAAGGAAGACTTTATGTAATCAACAAAAAGAATCCTAGATTTAAACAAAGACAAGGTTAA
- the rpsK gene encoding 30S ribosomal protein S11: MAKTNTKSTKKRKVIVDSVGEAHVTASFNNIIISLTNKKGDVISWSSAGKMGFRGSKKNTPYAAQLAAEDACKVAQEAGLKKVKVYVKGPGNGRESAIRSIHNAGIEVTEIIDVTPLPHNGCRPPKRRRV, encoded by the coding sequence ATGGCAAAAACAAATACTAAGAGCACTAAAAAACGTAAAGTTATAGTGGACTCTGTAGGAGAAGCACACGTTACAGCTTCTTTTAATAACATTATTATTTCATTAACCAACAAAAAAGGCGATGTTATATCATGGTCTTCAGCTGGAAAAATGGGATTTAGAGGTTCTAAGAAAAACACACCATATGCTGCGCAATTAGCTGCAGAAGATGCGTGTAAAGTTGCTCAAGAAGCAGGTTTAAAGAAAGTAAAAGTTTACGTTAAAGGTCCAGGAAATGGTAGAGAATCTGCTATCCGTTCTATCCACAATGCAGGTATCGAAGTAACAGAGATTATCGATGTTACACCATTACCACATAATGGATGTCGTCCTCCAAAACGTAGAAGAGTTTAA
- the infA gene encoding translation initiation factor IF-1: protein MAKQAAIEQDGTIIEALSNAMFRVELENGHIVTAHISGKMRMHYIKLLPGDKVKLEMSPYDLSKARITYRY from the coding sequence ATGGCAAAACAAGCAGCAATAGAGCAAGACGGAACAATAATAGAAGCATTATCAAATGCCATGTTTCGTGTTGAATTAGAAAATGGTCACATTGTGACAGCACACATTTCCGGTAAAATGCGTATGCATTACATTAAACTATTACCAGGAGACAAAGTTAAATTAGAAATGAGTCCTTATGATTTATCAAAGGCTCGCATAACTTATAGATACTAA
- the eno gene encoding phosphopyruvate hydratase yields MSIIINIHARQIFDSRGNPTIEVDVVTENNVLGRAAVPSGASTGEHEAVELRDGGKAYMGKGVSKAVDNVNSIIAQELMGVSVFQQNLIDQMMIDLDGTKNKSKLGANAILGVSLAVAKAAANELGLPLYRYVGGVSGNTLPLPMMNIINGGSHSDAPIAFQEFMIMPVKAKNFTHAMQMGTEIFHNLKKVLHDRSLSTAVGDEGGFAPNLEGGTEDALETIAKAVENAGYKFGDEVKIALDCAAAEFFVNGKYDYKKFEGDTGVVRTSNEQADYLAELVDKYPIISIEDGMDENDWDGWKYLTELVGDKVQLVGDDLFVTNVERLSRGIENGIANSILIKVNQIGTLTETIAAVNMAHNAGYTSVMSHRSGETEDNTIADLAVALNCGQIKTGSASRSDRMAKYNQLLRIEEELGKVAYFPKEKAFKIK; encoded by the coding sequence ATGAGTATAATAATTAATATACATGCAAGACAAATTTTTGATTCCAGAGGAAATCCAACGATTGAAGTAGATGTTGTAACCGAAAATAACGTATTAGGTAGAGCAGCAGTACCATCTGGTGCATCTACGGGAGAACACGAGGCAGTAGAATTACGTGATGGTGGAAAAGCCTACATGGGGAAAGGCGTTTCAAAAGCAGTTGACAATGTGAACTCCATTATAGCTCAAGAATTAATGGGAGTTTCTGTTTTTCAACAGAATCTAATCGATCAAATGATGATTGATTTAGATGGTACAAAAAATAAATCGAAGCTTGGTGCTAATGCTATTTTAGGAGTGTCTTTAGCAGTTGCTAAAGCAGCAGCCAACGAATTAGGATTACCACTATATCGCTATGTAGGTGGTGTTTCTGGAAACACATTACCATTACCCATGATGAACATTATTAATGGTGGTAGCCATAGTGATGCGCCTATTGCATTTCAAGAATTTATGATCATGCCTGTAAAAGCCAAAAACTTTACACATGCCATGCAAATGGGAACTGAAATTTTTCATAATTTAAAGAAGGTACTACACGATAGAAGCCTAAGCACTGCTGTTGGTGATGAAGGCGGATTTGCTCCAAACCTAGAAGGTGGAACAGAAGATGCTTTAGAAACCATTGCAAAAGCTGTTGAAAATGCAGGATATAAATTTGGTGATGAAGTAAAGATCGCATTAGATTGTGCTGCTGCTGAATTTTTTGTGAATGGTAAATATGATTACAAGAAATTTGAAGGTGATACGGGTGTAGTTAGAACCAGTAATGAACAAGCAGATTATTTAGCTGAATTGGTCGATAAATATCCTATCATTTCTATTGAAGATGGTATGGATGAAAATGATTGGGATGGATGGAAATACTTAACGGAATTAGTTGGAGACAAAGTGCAATTAGTTGGTGACGATTTATTTGTTACTAATGTAGAGCGTTTATCTCGTGGTATTGAAAACGGGATAGCCAATTCAATCTTGATTAAAGTCAACCAAATTGGAACATTAACCGAAACGATTGCTGCTGTAAATATGGCACACAATGCTGGGTATACATCTGTAATGTCTCATCGCTCTGGTGAAACAGAAGATAATACAATTGCAGATTTAGCGGTGGCCTTAAACTGTGGTCAAATTAAAACAGGTTCCGCATCTCGTAGCGATCGTATGGCAAAATACAATCAATTACTTCGCATTGAAGAAGAATTAGGAAAAGTGGCTTATTTTCCAAAAGAAAAAGCTTTCAAAATAAAATAG
- a CDS encoding DNA-directed RNA polymerase subunit alpha codes for MAVFNFQKPDKVIMIDSTDFEGKFEFRPLEPGYGLTVGNALRRVLLSSLEGFAITSVRIEGVDHEFSAIAGVVEDVTEIILNLKQARFKRQIEDIDNESISISISGQEQITAGDFQKFISGFQVLNSELVICNLDPKVNFNMEITIEKGRGYVPAEENKKASAPIGTIFTDSIYTPIKNVKYSIENYRVEQKTDYEKLVFEIITDGSITPQDALTEAAKTLIHHFMLFSDERITLEADEIAQTETYDEESLHMRQLLKTKLIDMDLSVRALNCLKAAEVDTLGDLVSFNKNDLMKFRNFGKKSLTELEELVNVKGLNFGMDLSKYKLDKD; via the coding sequence ATGGCAGTATTTAATTTTCAGAAGCCCGACAAAGTAATCATGATCGATTCAACCGATTTTGAAGGCAAATTCGAATTTCGCCCTTTAGAACCTGGTTACGGATTAACGGTAGGTAACGCATTGAGGAGAGTTTTACTTTCTTCTTTAGAAGGATTTGCGATTACATCAGTTAGAATAGAAGGTGTAGATCATGAATTTTCAGCAATTGCTGGAGTGGTTGAAGATGTCACTGAAATCATTTTAAATTTAAAGCAAGCACGTTTTAAAAGACAAATAGAAGATATTGATAATGAATCTATTTCAATTTCAATTTCTGGTCAAGAACAAATTACAGCTGGTGATTTTCAAAAATTTATCTCAGGATTTCAAGTATTAAATTCAGAATTAGTGATCTGTAATTTAGATCCTAAGGTTAATTTTAATATGGAAATTACTATTGAAAAAGGTAGAGGTTATGTGCCTGCTGAAGAAAATAAGAAAGCTTCTGCACCAATTGGGACTATTTTTACAGATTCAATTTACACACCAATAAAAAACGTTAAGTATAGTATTGAAAACTATCGTGTTGAGCAAAAAACGGATTATGAAAAATTGGTTTTTGAAATCATTACCGATGGATCAATAACTCCACAAGATGCTTTAACAGAAGCTGCAAAAACGCTAATTCACCATTTCATGTTATTCTCTGATGAGCGTATTACTTTGGAAGCTGATGAAATTGCACAGACTGAAACGTATGATGAAGAATCACTTCACATGCGTCAGTTGCTTAAAACAAAATTAATCGATATGGATTTATCTGTACGCGCATTAAACTGTTTGAAAGCTGCAGAGGTTGATACCTTAGGAGATTTAGTATCATTCAATAAAAATGATTTAATGAAATTCAGAAACTTCGGTAAGAAGTCTTTAACAGAGCTTGAAGAGCTTGTAAATGTTAAAGGTTTAAACTTCGGAATGGACTTAAGTAAATATAAATTAGATAAAGATTAA
- the rpsD gene encoding 30S ribosomal protein S4, translated as MARYTGPKTKIARKFGEAIFGEDKSFEKRNYPPGQHGNARRRGKKSEYAIQLMEKQKAKYTYGILERQFRGLFKKARAAQGITGEVLLQLCESRLDNVVYRMGISPSRSGARQLVSHRHITVNGELVNIPSYQLKAGDVVAVREKSKSLEAIDRSLSNSSHVYEWITWNDDTKQGTYVSVPARLQIPENINEQFIVELYSK; from the coding sequence ATGGCAAGATATACTGGTCCTAAAACTAAAATAGCCCGAAAGTTCGGTGAAGCTATTTTTGGAGAAGATAAATCTTTTGAAAAAAGAAATTATCCTCCAGGTCAACACGGAAACGCTAGACGTCGTGGAAAAAAATCTGAATATGCAATCCAGTTAATGGAGAAACAAAAAGCTAAATATACTTATGGTATTTTAGAAAGACAATTTAGAGGTTTATTTAAAAAAGCTAGAGCAGCTCAAGGTATTACTGGTGAAGTTTTACTTCAACTCTGTGAATCTCGTTTAGATAATGTGGTATACAGAATGGGGATATCTCCTTCAAGAAGTGGCGCTAGACAATTAGTATCACACAGACACATTACTGTAAATGGCGAGTTGGTAAACATTCCATCTTACCAATTAAAAGCTGGTGATGTTGTAGCTGTAAGGGAAAAATCAAAATCACTTGAAGCTATTGATAGATCTTTATCAAACTCAAGTCATGTATACGAATGGATTACTTGGAACGACGATACAAAGCAAGGAACCTATGTTTCTGTTCCTGCTAGACTTCAAATTCCAGAAAACATCAACGAACAATTCATCGTCGAATTATATTCTAAATAA